The following proteins are co-located in the Paenibacillus sp. JNUCC32 genome:
- a CDS encoding NAD(P)-dependent oxidoreductase, with product MTIAPNQTTVGFIGLGVMGHSMAGHIRKAGYPLHVYTRTASKAERLVADGAVWHDTPAKLAQACDVIITMVGYPKDVEELYLEPDGLVAHAREGAYLIDMTTSSPLLARRIYEAASSKGLHAMDAPVSGGDVGAREARLSIMIGGEEGDVKAVQPLLSTMGSNIVHQGQAGAGQHTKMCNQIAIASNMMGVCEAMAYAECAGLDPEIVLKSIESGAAGSWSLSNLAPRMIAGNLEPGFYIKHFIKDMGIALESAKAMNLVTPGLSLAESLYSQLAEKGLEDKGTQALIRYYTGE from the coding sequence ATGACAATCGCACCGAATCAAACGACCGTAGGGTTTATCGGCTTGGGCGTAATGGGCCACAGCATGGCAGGGCATATCCGGAAAGCCGGCTACCCGCTGCACGTATACACGCGAACCGCCTCCAAGGCGGAGCGGCTGGTGGCGGACGGCGCCGTATGGCACGATACCCCGGCCAAGCTGGCGCAGGCCTGCGACGTAATCATTACGATGGTGGGCTACCCGAAGGATGTCGAGGAACTCTATTTGGAACCGGACGGGCTGGTGGCGCATGCCAGGGAAGGGGCATATCTGATCGATATGACGACGTCCAGTCCGCTGCTAGCCCGCCGTATTTATGAAGCCGCCTCGTCGAAAGGGCTCCATGCCATGGATGCTCCGGTCTCCGGCGGTGACGTGGGGGCACGTGAGGCGAGACTGTCCATCATGATCGGCGGGGAAGAGGGAGACGTCAAGGCGGTGCAGCCGCTGCTGTCGACGATGGGAAGCAATATTGTCCATCAAGGGCAAGCCGGCGCCGGACAGCATACGAAGATGTGCAACCAGATCGCCATTGCCTCTAACATGATGGGAGTCTGCGAGGCGATGGCCTATGCGGAGTGCGCCGGGCTGGATCCCGAAATCGTGCTCAAGAGCATCGAGAGCGGAGCGGCGGGCAGCTGGTCGCTTAGCAATTTGGCTCCTCGCATGATTGCCGGGAATCTGGAGCCGGGATTCTATATCAAGCATTTCATCAAGGATATGGGAATCGCGCTGGAATCCGCTAAGGCGATGAACTTGGTTACGCCGGGCTTGTCCCTAGCCGAATCGCTGTACAGCCAGCTGGCCGAGAAGGGGCTTGAGGATAAAGGCACGCAGGCTTTGATTAGATATTATACGGGTGAATGA
- a CDS encoding extracellular solute-binding protein, with translation MKNTSKKGSSHRSWKPWLAALMAVVMLAGCGGQAGEKPQNAGGSEAEGNDGKPMTIKMFAGLYNEIPDMNNDYWKEWERRTNVKLDVEWVPSGDLDTKLDLLLASGDLPEVVAYQNPIRPTLITAIQNGAFWDLTPFLGDLSEYPNLKNNLAPDALKYLSVEGSIYAVPRSRSRIDGGLKIREDWLKKLNIKVPTDFEEYKEALKKIVDADMDGNGKKDTVGLLYIKNPPASFQAGFGVYNPTYTDDGGLMSPSLTPQYVEMVEWLRGLYADGLMSKEYAVMKESQAEELFKTNRAASYGRPIWWDHEWEQAMKKSGQPDAKILNVTLKGPKGDYAVGLETGVAGGFYISKKVPEEKVKQLLKYFDQTASQEMTDFAYYGIEGVHYTEKDGQKVLTEQGVKEVNTTSKGAGVLAYAKWGKVISASGDKAFNDAKIKEVENYDEIGKIDHYRVITSEGWRSTWPKYSDEYASMVTKAIVGHIPMEEFRAYVDQLNNQPDIQEAYQQMAEAYKQFNGE, from the coding sequence ATGAAAAACACATCAAAGAAGGGGAGCTCGCATAGAAGCTGGAAGCCCTGGCTCGCGGCCCTCATGGCCGTCGTCATGCTGGCAGGCTGCGGGGGGCAGGCGGGCGAGAAACCGCAGAACGCCGGAGGATCGGAAGCAGAAGGCAATGACGGCAAGCCGATGACAATCAAAATGTTTGCCGGGCTCTATAACGAGATCCCCGACATGAACAATGACTATTGGAAGGAATGGGAGCGCCGCACCAACGTCAAGCTGGACGTGGAATGGGTGCCGTCGGGGGATCTGGACACGAAGCTGGATTTGCTGCTGGCCTCCGGCGATCTGCCCGAAGTCGTGGCCTATCAGAACCCGATCCGCCCTACGCTGATTACGGCTATCCAGAACGGCGCGTTTTGGGATTTGACCCCGTTCCTGGGGGATCTCAGCGAATACCCGAATCTGAAAAACAACCTGGCCCCGGATGCCTTGAAATATCTGTCGGTCGAGGGAAGCATCTATGCGGTGCCGCGGTCCCGTTCGCGGATCGACGGCGGGCTGAAAATACGCGAGGACTGGCTGAAGAAGCTGAACATCAAGGTTCCGACCGATTTCGAAGAATACAAGGAAGCATTGAAGAAGATCGTCGATGCCGATATGGACGGCAACGGGAAGAAGGATACGGTAGGTCTCCTATATATCAAAAACCCGCCCGCATCATTCCAGGCCGGCTTCGGCGTATACAATCCGACCTATACCGATGATGGCGGGCTGATGAGCCCGTCCCTTACGCCTCAGTACGTCGAGATGGTGGAATGGCTGCGCGGACTGTACGCGGACGGCCTGATGTCCAAGGAATACGCGGTCATGAAGGAAAGCCAGGCGGAGGAACTCTTCAAGACGAACCGCGCCGCTTCCTATGGCCGTCCGATCTGGTGGGATCATGAATGGGAGCAGGCGATGAAGAAGTCCGGTCAGCCTGATGCCAAAATCCTGAACGTGACCTTGAAGGGACCGAAAGGGGATTATGCGGTCGGTCTGGAAACCGGCGTAGCCGGCGGGTTCTACATCTCCAAGAAGGTGCCGGAGGAGAAGGTGAAGCAGCTGCTCAAATATTTCGACCAGACGGCGTCCCAGGAAATGACCGATTTTGCCTATTACGGCATTGAAGGCGTCCATTACACCGAAAAGGACGGGCAGAAGGTGCTGACGGAACAAGGGGTCAAAGAAGTCAATACGACGAGCAAGGGAGCGGGCGTACTGGCTTATGCCAAGTGGGGCAAGGTGATCAGCGCTTCCGGCGATAAAGCCTTTAACGATGCCAAAATCAAAGAGGTGGAAAATTACGACGAGATCGGAAAAATCGACCACTATCGCGTCATCACGTCCGAGGGCTGGCGCAGCACATGGCCTAAATACAGCGACGAATATGCTTCCATGGTGACAAAGGCGATCGTCGGGCATATTCCAATGGAGGAGTTCCGCGCATACGTTGATCAGCTGAACAACCAGCCGGACATTCAGGAAGCGTACCAACAAATGGCCGAAGCATACAAGCAGTTCAACGGGGAGTAA
- a CDS encoding carbohydrate ABC transporter permease has protein sequence MSFVIRKKGLSLFDWVNYSLITLFSVACLFPFLYVFSVSFTDPEVYVPLKFYLFPEQWSLESYKYILSTNSFMNAFKSTVFITVVGTALNIVVSFTMAYALTKRSMPGNRWVMGLVIFTLVFSPGIVPNYLLVKELGLLNSYWSMIWPGLTNAWSLIVIKSFLDSLPSELEDSAKMDGCSDMGVFLRMIIPLSMPAIATFTLFFAVGHWNAYFNALIYLSDSSKWTLQLLIKTLVIDSNSVAVAQAGASDENVVPQETIRMASIVLAMVPILVVYPFLQKHFAKGVMLGSIKG, from the coding sequence GTGAGCTTCGTTATCCGAAAAAAAGGGCTAAGCTTGTTCGATTGGGTCAACTACAGTCTAATCACCTTGTTCTCGGTCGCATGCTTGTTTCCGTTTCTATACGTGTTCAGCGTTTCCTTTACGGATCCCGAGGTCTATGTTCCGCTTAAATTTTATTTGTTTCCCGAGCAGTGGTCCCTGGAGTCCTACAAGTACATTCTATCGACCAACAGCTTTATGAATGCGTTTAAAAGCACCGTTTTCATCACGGTCGTCGGTACCGCGCTCAACATCGTCGTTTCCTTTACGATGGCCTACGCGCTGACGAAACGGTCCATGCCCGGGAATCGCTGGGTAATGGGGCTCGTCATCTTCACGCTGGTGTTCAGCCCGGGTATCGTGCCCAACTACTTGCTGGTCAAGGAACTAGGCCTGTTGAATTCCTACTGGTCCATGATCTGGCCGGGCCTGACCAACGCCTGGAGCTTGATCGTTATCAAAAGCTTCTTGGATTCGCTTCCATCCGAATTGGAGGATTCCGCGAAAATGGACGGCTGCTCGGATATGGGCGTTTTTTTGCGAATGATAATCCCGCTGTCGATGCCGGCGATCGCCACCTTCACCCTGTTCTTTGCGGTCGGGCATTGGAACGCCTATTTTAACGCCTTGATTTACTTATCGGATTCCAGCAAGTGGACGCTTCAGCTGTTGATTAAAACGCTGGTCATCGATTCCAATTCGGTGGCGGTGGCCCAGGCCGGGGCAAGCGACGAAAACGTGGTGCCGCAAGAGACCATCCGGATGGCCTCAATTGTACTAGCGATGGTACCGATCTTGGTTGTTTACCCATTTCTGCAAAAGCATTTTGCTAAAGGGGTGATGCTCGGGTCGATTAAAGGTTGA
- a CDS encoding LacI family DNA-binding transcriptional regulator produces the protein MATIDDVARMAGVSKGTVSSVFSKKRPISQQVTERVLEVAQELGYFPNHLARSLAIKRTMSIGLKIPLPPDGTMTAFDTQLINGVIKECSKQGYRLVLDTLPEQEDPTLYSQDPVDGVILLNPRKNDLRIQRYLMMGTPLVLVGRSDPYDDTISYVDNNNANVAQMVGDYLLRSGHQTVLFLNASSDMTVSYDRQLGLAEAYSQHGLPMPEEYVVYYDHKLHANGTEYGYMSIMNTYGNMNYTAVITDTDRVALGVLRAARELDIEVPEQLSVIALSNDAILAQDMNPKLTSVELSAETLGAEAAKLLFEKISDKRIHRQIIIPAQLVVRESCKFLS, from the coding sequence ATGGCTACCATTGATGACGTTGCCAGGATGGCTGGAGTATCCAAGGGAACCGTGTCCAGTGTGTTCAGCAAAAAAAGGCCGATCAGCCAACAAGTGACGGAGCGGGTATTAGAGGTAGCCCAAGAGCTGGGATATTTCCCGAATCACCTGGCCCGAAGCCTGGCGATCAAGAGGACGATGAGCATCGGCCTCAAGATACCTCTCCCGCCTGATGGGACGATGACGGCATTCGATACTCAGTTGATTAACGGTGTCATCAAGGAATGCTCCAAGCAAGGGTACCGCCTAGTTCTGGACACCTTGCCCGAGCAGGAGGATCCCACTTTGTATTCGCAGGATCCTGTCGATGGCGTCATTCTGCTCAACCCGCGAAAAAATGATTTGCGAATTCAACGGTACCTGATGATGGGCACTCCTTTAGTGCTGGTGGGGCGGTCGGATCCTTATGACGATACGATCAGTTACGTAGATAACAACAATGCAAACGTGGCTCAAATGGTTGGAGATTATTTGCTCCGGAGCGGACATCAAACTGTTCTCTTCCTGAATGCATCCTCCGATATGACCGTGTCCTACGATCGACAACTTGGCTTGGCGGAGGCTTATAGCCAACACGGCCTGCCGATGCCCGAAGAGTATGTGGTGTACTATGACCACAAGCTGCATGCCAACGGAACGGAATACGGATATATGTCCATCATGAACACTTATGGAAACATGAATTATACGGCAGTCATTACGGACACGGATCGAGTGGCGCTTGGCGTGCTGAGGGCTGCCAGGGAGCTGGATATCGAGGTGCCCGAACAGCTGTCGGTCATCGCTCTCAGCAATGATGCTATTCTGGCTCAGGATATGAATCCAAAGCTGACATCCGTGGAATTGTCGGCAGAGACGCTCGGAGCGGAAGCAGCCAAGCTGTTGTTCGAGAAAATAAGCGATAAACGTATCCACAGGCAAATCATCATACCCGCGCAGCTGGTTGTGAGGGAATCCTGCAAATTTCTTTCTTAA
- a CDS encoding helix-turn-helix domain-containing protein: MRSLWQHIQASFLRWFSANRYLKRLIWLGCLSAVIPVILAGSAYYHFSMKKLTVQFQENNMASLMQLKDRVENIITSIEHESLQLASGPLIRSALENPEYETDYMQQLDMLKLFQLHKNTNNLIEDILFYDVRHRLLLSHSYGLVHLDGYKGKEDIEQALAKEGGARWMHLPKSSENGYVSYVRHLPVMVQGQPRGTILIHVKEESLRSLLNNYSLSLEEQSLAILDSDRRVMLHTDGRSEIGKTADEDPILGSLVENGETSGHDVMTGEDGKELIAFYKTSMGRLYVSRMPEREMIEQLRWIRVLIVMSVTVFMLIAVLLTWLSSKIAYNPIQQLLRYGEHLRRNGRSGVESSVKENEIEYIRSSLSYLNEQAESLNSYIRKIQPDLRERFLQRLLLSGSSWRSGTLEEGCAKHKIPMSGPYATMVVKVENPVKKRFLPNEGPVIVFAVKNVMSELLANNRQLEGYVVDREDREAAAILRPGEPGASPQEFRDLLACYAESVSQSLARYLSFSASIGIGNTGTLTRAAESYKEAQLALQYRLFHDADTVLFYEDMIRIERNPVFMYPKDIESEMIEYLWNGDLPQAEASLHEFSRRIRVSESYNVTSQSYYVLLSAIVQSMEEKGPGVLELLGGNLFDQLKENQTSREMHDWFIGVLFPLYQEISHDLRTRSTRLIVQRVCSHICRHPDGAHSLADCAELVGVSPSYLSRLFKKEMGISFVEYVMNFKVQKAKQLLKDTDYTVTEIAEIVGYSERNLNRAFQRFLQMSPRQYRLSVR; this comes from the coding sequence GTGAGGTCTCTTTGGCAGCATATTCAGGCATCGTTCCTCCGCTGGTTCTCCGCGAACCGCTATCTGAAGCGTCTGATTTGGCTCGGATGTCTGTCGGCCGTAATTCCGGTGATCCTAGCCGGAAGCGCGTACTACCATTTCTCCATGAAAAAGCTGACGGTCCAGTTCCAGGAAAATAATATGGCTTCCTTGATGCAGCTGAAGGACCGCGTCGAAAATATCATAACAAGCATCGAGCATGAATCGCTTCAGCTTGCCAGCGGTCCGCTGATTCGCAGCGCGCTGGAAAATCCCGAATATGAGACGGACTACATGCAGCAATTGGATATGCTCAAGCTGTTTCAATTGCACAAAAATACTAATAACCTGATCGAAGACATCCTGTTTTACGATGTTCGGCACCGGCTGCTGCTGTCGCATTCCTATGGCCTGGTCCACCTGGACGGGTATAAAGGAAAAGAAGATATTGAGCAAGCCCTGGCGAAGGAAGGGGGAGCGAGGTGGATGCACCTCCCGAAGTCGTCGGAGAACGGATACGTCTCTTACGTCCGCCATCTTCCCGTTATGGTGCAGGGCCAACCGAGGGGCACCATCCTAATACACGTGAAAGAGGAATCGCTTCGCAGCCTTTTGAACAATTATTCCCTTTCCCTGGAGGAGCAGTCGCTGGCCATTCTGGACTCCGATCGCCGGGTCATGCTGCATACGGATGGACGCAGCGAGATCGGCAAAACCGCGGATGAAGACCCCATTTTGGGATCTTTGGTAGAGAACGGGGAAACGTCCGGCCATGACGTCATGACCGGGGAGGACGGCAAGGAACTGATCGCCTTTTACAAGACGTCTATGGGCCGTCTATACGTGTCCCGGATGCCGGAGCGGGAGATGATCGAGCAATTGAGGTGGATCCGCGTCCTGATCGTCATGTCGGTGACCGTCTTCATGCTGATCGCGGTATTGCTCACCTGGCTCTCGTCCAAAATCGCGTACAATCCGATTCAGCAGCTCCTTCGTTACGGGGAGCATTTGAGAAGAAACGGCAGGAGTGGGGTGGAGAGCTCCGTCAAAGAGAATGAAATCGAATACATCCGCTCCTCCCTCAGCTACTTAAACGAGCAGGCGGAATCCCTGAACAGCTACATTCGAAAAATTCAACCGGATTTACGGGAACGGTTTCTGCAGCGTTTGCTGCTGTCCGGAAGCTCATGGCGGTCCGGCACACTGGAGGAGGGGTGCGCGAAGCACAAGATCCCGATGAGCGGACCATATGCCACGATGGTGGTGAAAGTCGAGAATCCGGTGAAAAAACGATTCTTGCCTAACGAAGGTCCGGTCATCGTGTTTGCGGTCAAAAACGTCATGTCCGAGCTGCTGGCAAACAACCGGCAGCTGGAGGGCTACGTGGTGGACCGGGAGGATCGTGAAGCGGCGGCGATCCTGAGGCCGGGAGAGCCCGGGGCTTCCCCCCAGGAGTTCCGCGACCTCCTCGCATGTTATGCGGAATCCGTCAGCCAGTCCCTGGCGCGCTATCTTTCATTTTCCGCGTCCATCGGCATCGGCAATACTGGAACATTGACCCGGGCGGCTGAATCCTATAAGGAGGCGCAGCTTGCTCTGCAATATCGCCTGTTCCATGATGCGGATACCGTACTGTTTTATGAAGACATGATCCGAATCGAGCGTAATCCCGTGTTCATGTATCCGAAGGATATCGAATCGGAGATGATCGAATATTTGTGGAACGGGGATCTTCCGCAGGCCGAGGCGTCGCTTCATGAATTTTCCCGGCGTATTCGGGTGTCGGAATCGTACAACGTGACCTCCCAGAGCTATTACGTGCTGCTCTCGGCCATAGTCCAGTCGATGGAGGAGAAAGGTCCCGGCGTGCTGGAGCTGCTGGGGGGTAACCTGTTCGACCAGCTGAAGGAGAACCAGACCTCCCGTGAAATGCATGACTGGTTCATCGGCGTGCTGTTCCCGCTGTACCAGGAAATCAGCCATGACCTGCGCACCCGATCCACCCGCCTAATCGTTCAGCGGGTATGCAGCCATATCTGCCGTCATCCCGATGGTGCTCATTCACTGGCGGACTGTGCCGAGCTGGTGGGGGTGAGCCCATCGTATCTCAGCCGGCTGTTCAAGAAGGAGATGGGCATATCCTTTGTTGAATACGTCATGAACTTCAAAGTGCAGAAGGCGAAACAGCTGCTCAAGGATACGGATTACACGGTCACGGAGATTGCTGAAATCGTCGGTTATTCCGAACGAAACCTGAACCGGGCCTTTCAGCGATTCCTGCAGATGTCTCCACGGCAGTATCGGCTGTCGGTAAGATAG
- a CDS encoding DUF6157 family protein, whose translation MKDMNEYDTFIQIAEDCPVSEAVIPKAKGESKTIPVIQYELLSNHPYRYTQEDVLFEVFAERNQIPETERAAAREKFFSKGQPCLRTSSLGKRYGWGIHHDAEGKVAIYAVESDEYLKLMNDQSITQCKAMRSKKA comes from the coding sequence ATGAAAGACATGAATGAATACGACACCTTTATTCAAATTGCCGAAGACTGCCCTGTCAGCGAGGCCGTCATTCCGAAAGCAAAAGGCGAGTCTAAGACCATACCGGTGATTCAGTATGAGCTGCTGTCGAACCACCCTTACCGATACACGCAAGAAGATGTATTGTTCGAAGTGTTTGCCGAGCGTAATCAGATTCCGGAAACGGAAAGAGCAGCCGCTCGCGAGAAGTTTTTTTCGAAAGGGCAGCCTTGTCTCCGAACCTCGTCCTTAGGCAAGCGCTATGGCTGGGGGATTCATCATGACGCTGAAGGGAAAGTCGCAATCTACGCCGTAGAGTCAGACGAATACCTCAAACTCATGAACGATCAAAGCATTACTCAATGTAAAGCGATGCGCTCAAAGAAAGCCTAG
- a CDS encoding family 10 glycosylhydrolase — translation MKWWSTNRLRLIQNNLRETDADMDVDLLIRELKSFQANVLMMNAGGIFAFYPSSLMHQYVTPYLTKDLLGEAVEKAHANGLRFIARFDFSKAHESLWMRYPEWFYRDREGREVNYHGIVHTCLNGVYQQVKSLESIQEVLERYPVDGIFFNMFGYQHWDYSGNFYGPCYCPNCRLRFREVTGEDLLAYTGPEHPMHELYRSFQERTSREMLERIHGFVKSLRSDVAISTYHPHRVDIVRKESNTSLKRSGQPWLYSASENVASIQDSWDDKLVSNCSINAIDLAYRFTGVSENENAIRLYQSIGSGSGLDFCIIGAFEGYPDRASFETVKDIFRYHAEHEELFGQLGSMAEAALVKPAAPEAAAEYHGMFKMLKEEHVLFDVVMEEQLVAMESKLMHMRAVILPGVQGLSVAAARALHRAADAGAVLVATGTALERQPELLKEWFAASFAGVKQSEPGAYLDVSDKSHFPGFAHGRDWIVAGGSFARVAFDPDTTECRLPFIEPSTFGPPERAYGHRIGADYGLGLHRRVGKQGTVRTGVYMPWNPGELYYRHGFEDYRQVMADVLHDIVPNRVATTNAPPCLELFVHRLKEGGCLVQLLNLSGYNGTTFMNPLPLYDVQVELTVDRVDETAVANASGSWPQKWMLPRNAVARGRLLRAESDAQVETSQDRVTVTLPQIGRYEAVWLQAAPVGDRKELITSDAKA, via the coding sequence ATGAAATGGTGGTCAACGAACCGTCTCCGATTGATTCAAAATAATCTTCGCGAGACGGACGCCGATATGGATGTGGATCTTTTGATTCGCGAGCTCAAGTCGTTCCAAGCGAATGTGCTCATGATGAATGCAGGAGGCATATTTGCGTTCTATCCATCATCGCTTATGCATCAATATGTAACGCCTTATTTAACCAAGGACCTTCTGGGGGAAGCGGTAGAAAAAGCCCATGCTAATGGATTGCGATTTATTGCGCGGTTCGATTTCAGTAAAGCGCATGAATCGTTGTGGATGCGGTATCCCGAATGGTTTTACCGGGACCGGGAGGGGCGGGAGGTCAATTATCACGGCATCGTTCATACGTGCCTGAATGGAGTCTATCAGCAGGTGAAGTCGCTGGAGAGCATTCAAGAAGTGCTGGAGCGTTATCCGGTGGATGGGATTTTCTTCAATATGTTCGGCTACCAGCATTGGGATTACAGCGGAAATTTCTATGGTCCTTGTTATTGCCCAAACTGCCGCTTGCGGTTTCGCGAAGTAACCGGCGAAGATTTGCTTGCGTATACCGGTCCCGAACATCCGATGCACGAGCTGTACAGGTCCTTCCAGGAACGGACGTCAAGGGAAATGCTGGAGCGCATTCACGGATTCGTGAAGTCGCTGCGGTCCGATGTGGCCATTAGCACGTATCACCCACACCGGGTCGATATCGTCCGCAAGGAATCGAATACGTCGCTGAAAAGGAGCGGCCAGCCTTGGCTGTATTCAGCCTCGGAGAATGTTGCGTCCATACAAGACAGCTGGGATGACAAGCTGGTCAGCAACTGCAGCATTAATGCCATCGACCTGGCCTACCGTTTCACAGGAGTATCCGAGAATGAAAATGCGATCCGTTTATATCAAAGCATCGGAAGCGGATCGGGGCTGGATTTCTGTATTATCGGGGCATTCGAAGGATACCCGGACCGGGCAAGCTTCGAAACGGTAAAGGATATTTTCCGATACCATGCGGAGCACGAGGAGCTGTTCGGACAGCTCGGCTCCATGGCTGAAGCGGCGCTCGTCAAGCCAGCGGCCCCCGAAGCAGCAGCGGAGTATCACGGTATGTTCAAAATGCTAAAGGAAGAGCACGTCCTCTTCGACGTGGTGATGGAAGAACAGCTGGTGGCCATGGAGTCCAAACTAATGCATATGCGAGCGGTTATTCTTCCCGGCGTTCAGGGATTGTCGGTGGCGGCGGCGCGAGCGCTGCATCGGGCGGCGGATGCCGGCGCGGTGCTGGTCGCAACGGGAACCGCGCTGGAGCGGCAGCCGGAGCTGCTTAAGGAATGGTTCGCGGCCTCGTTCGCCGGCGTGAAACAATCGGAGCCGGGCGCTTACCTGGACGTTTCGGACAAGTCGCATTTCCCCGGATTTGCCCATGGCCGGGACTGGATCGTCGCGGGCGGAAGCTTTGCCCGCGTTGCCTTTGACCCGGATACGACCGAGTGCCGATTGCCATTCATCGAACCGTCCACGTTCGGGCCGCCGGAGCGTGCCTACGGCCACCGCATCGGAGCAGATTACGGTTTGGGGCTGCACAGGCGGGTCGGCAAGCAGGGAACGGTCCGAACCGGCGTGTATATGCCTTGGAATCCAGGCGAGCTCTACTATCGCCACGGGTTCGAGGACTACAGGCAGGTAATGGCGGACGTTCTACATGACATCGTGCCGAATCGGGTTGCTACTACGAACGCACCTCCATGTCTAGAGTTGTTCGTTCACCGTTTGAAGGAGGGCGGATGCCTGGTTCAGCTGCTGAATCTCTCCGGATATAACGGGACGACTTTTATGAATCCGCTTCCGTTATATGATGTTCAGGTGGAACTGACCGTTGATCGCGTGGACGAAACCGCTGTAGCGAATGCGTCGGGGTCTTGGCCGCAAAAGTGGATGCTGCCAAGAAACGCGGTAGCGAGGGGCAGGCTGCTCCGTGCCGAATCCGATGCGCAGGTGGAAACCTCGCAAGATCGCGTGACGGTGACGCTGCCGCAAATCGGCCGTTATGAAGCGGTTTGGCTTCAGGCCGCGCCTGTCGGCGATCGAAAGGAGCTGATCACCAGCGATGCCAAAGCCTAA
- a CDS encoding ABC transporter permease — translation MPKPKSAIPTQRAGRVFKPGLTLRPGSLASRIVKHRVIYLLLLPGLLFFLLFKIAPMWGLLLAFKDYNPFLGFAGSEWAGFKHFADLFSSSNFYIMLRNTFAINMIALIFHFPLPILLALMLNEIRHESFKRLNQSIVYLPHFLSWVVVASMTFFLLSTDVGIVNKLIAESGRDTVSFLSNPNYFWGLLTAQSMWKEAGWGTIIFLAAMAGVDPQRYEAAVVDGAGRFRQIWHITLPAIRPTIIILLILRLGSMADTGFEQILLMMNPLVRSVAEVFDTYSYTHGILQGKISVGVTVGMFKGLVGLVLIVAADKIVKRLGHEGIY, via the coding sequence ATGCCAAAGCCTAAATCTGCTATACCTACCCAAAGGGCCGGCAGGGTCTTCAAGCCGGGCCTAACGCTTCGCCCGGGCAGTCTCGCGTCCCGCATCGTCAAGCACCGCGTCATTTATTTGCTGCTGTTGCCCGGGCTGCTCTTCTTCTTGCTGTTCAAAATCGCTCCGATGTGGGGGCTGCTTTTGGCCTTCAAAGATTACAATCCGTTTCTTGGCTTTGCCGGAAGCGAATGGGCTGGATTTAAGCACTTTGCGGATCTGTTCTCGAGCTCCAACTTCTATATTATGTTGCGGAACACGTTTGCGATCAATATGATCGCGCTGATCTTCCATTTTCCGCTCCCAATCCTGCTGGCCCTGATGCTGAATGAAATCCGGCATGAGAGCTTCAAGCGCCTGAACCAGTCCATAGTATACCTGCCTCATTTCCTGTCGTGGGTCGTCGTGGCCAGCATGACGTTCTTTCTGTTGTCGACGGACGTGGGGATCGTCAATAAACTCATTGCCGAAAGCGGCAGGGATACCGTTTCCTTTCTGTCCAACCCCAATTACTTCTGGGGACTTCTGACCGCGCAAAGCATGTGGAAGGAGGCCGGATGGGGAACGATTATCTTCCTGGCGGCCATGGCGGGCGTGGATCCCCAGCGCTACGAAGCCGCCGTCGTGGACGGGGCGGGCAGGTTCCGCCAGATCTGGCATATCACGCTTCCGGCCATCCGGCCAACGATCATCATTTTGCTTATTCTTCGGCTGGGCAGCATGGCGGACACTGGCTTCGAGCAGATTTTGCTGATGATGAATCCGCTGGTGCGCTCGGTGGCGGAGGTGTTCGATACGTACTCCTACACGCACGGCATTCTTCAAGGGAAAATCAGCGTAGGGGTGACGGTCGGCATGTTCAAGGGACTGGTGGGGCTCGTCCTGATCGTGGCCGCCGACAAAATCGTAAAGCGGCTCGGCCATGAAGGCATTTATTAA